One genomic window of Micropterus dolomieu isolate WLL.071019.BEF.003 ecotype Adirondacks linkage group LG06, ASM2129224v1, whole genome shotgun sequence includes the following:
- the sdhc gene encoding succinate dehydrogenase cytochrome b560 subunit, mitochondrial isoform X2, whose translation MALLLRTFARQGVCVARPHYSVLYRHAAPMGTTAKDEMNKFWSKNARLNRPMSPHITIYKWSVPMAMSITFRGTGVGLSGAVSAFAVAALVLPESYPYYLDLIHSLSIGPFLIGLAKFGIAFPLSYHTFNGIRHLSWDLGKGFRIPELYRTGYTVIGLSIITSIALLLK comes from the exons ATGGCGCTGCTTCTAAG GACGTTTGCCCGCCAGGGTGTCTGTGTCGCCAGACCACACTACAGTGTCCTCTACAGACA TGCTGCTCCCATGGGAACCACAGCTAAGGACGAGATGAACAAGTTTTGGTCCAAAAATGCCAGACTAAACAGACCAATGTCTCCTCATATCACCATCTACAA gtgGTCTGTTCCCATGGCGATGTCCATTACATTCAGAGGAACTGGAGTGGGGCTCAGTGGAG CTGTCTCAGCCTTTGCCGTGGCTGCGTTGGTATTACCGGAAAGTTACCCCTACTACCTGGACTTGATCCACTCGCTGTCCATCGGCCCCTTTCTCATTGGATTGGCCAAGTTCGGCATCGCCTTTCCGTTATCTTACCACACATTTAACGGAATCCGTCACTTG AGTTGGGACCTTGGCAAGGGCTTCCGAATCCCAGAACTCTACCGCACCGGCTACACAGTTATTGGTCTGTCCATCATCACCTCCATAGCCCTGCTTTTGAAATGA
- the sdhc gene encoding succinate dehydrogenase cytochrome b560 subunit, mitochondrial isoform X1, with protein MAEVVILLPSYWRWKAQTTFARQGVCVARPHYSVLYRHAAPMGTTAKDEMNKFWSKNARLNRPMSPHITIYKWSVPMAMSITFRGTGVGLSGAVSAFAVAALVLPESYPYYLDLIHSLSIGPFLIGLAKFGIAFPLSYHTFNGIRHLSWDLGKGFRIPELYRTGYTVIGLSIITSIALLLK; from the exons ATGGCTGAAGTTGTTATTTTGCTGCCTTCATATTGGCGTTGGAAGGCACAAAC GACGTTTGCCCGCCAGGGTGTCTGTGTCGCCAGACCACACTACAGTGTCCTCTACAGACA TGCTGCTCCCATGGGAACCACAGCTAAGGACGAGATGAACAAGTTTTGGTCCAAAAATGCCAGACTAAACAGACCAATGTCTCCTCATATCACCATCTACAA gtgGTCTGTTCCCATGGCGATGTCCATTACATTCAGAGGAACTGGAGTGGGGCTCAGTGGAG CTGTCTCAGCCTTTGCCGTGGCTGCGTTGGTATTACCGGAAAGTTACCCCTACTACCTGGACTTGATCCACTCGCTGTCCATCGGCCCCTTTCTCATTGGATTGGCCAAGTTCGGCATCGCCTTTCCGTTATCTTACCACACATTTAACGGAATCCGTCACTTG AGTTGGGACCTTGGCAAGGGCTTCCGAATCCCAGAACTCTACCGCACCGGCTACACAGTTATTGGTCTGTCCATCATCACCTCCATAGCCCTGCTTTTGAAATGA